The Pseudofrankia sp. DC12 region CGGCCCGGGGGGAAGATCCCCGCGCGGGCGGGGACGACACCGCGTGGTGGTACTCATCCTCTGTGAAAACGGGAAGATTCCCGCGGGGGCGGGGACGACGAAGGCAGCCACGACGCCCTCTCACTCGATCAGGGAAGATCCCCGCGCGGGCGGGGACGACCGCTGGCCGGTCACACCCGACAGGCCGACTCCGGGAAGATCCCCGCGCGGGCGGGGACGACGCAGGCGCCGACGACGGTGACCGGTGACAGTGCGGAAGATCCCCGCGCGGGCGGGGACGACCCGGCCGCGACGTCGGCGACCGCGGTCCCGGTGGGAAGATCCCCGCGCGGGCGGGGACGACGCGCCCACGTCTACGCCCCCCGGCAGCTCACCGGGAAGATCCCCGCGCGGGCGGGGACGACCATGTCCAGACCAAGGGCCAGGAGAATGGTTTCGGAAGATCCCCGCGCGGGCGGGGACGACGGAGCCCACTGGCTGAACTCATTGCCGACTGAGGGAAGATCCCCGCGCGGGCGGGGACGACTCGATCTCACCAAGCAGATACTCCCGTTCGCCCGGAAGATCCCCGCGCGGGCGGGGACGACAGCCACGTAGAGAGAGTCCAAAACAGTTCTGGAGGAAGATCCCCGCGCGGGCGGGGACGACGTACGCACTCATGATCTCTTTTGCCCCCGGAAAGGAAGATCCCCGCGCGGGCGGGGACGACCCTGTGGCGCCTACTAAGGCAGCTAGCTCACTCGGAAGATCCCCGCGCGGGCGGGGACGACGGAACCGCGAAGAGTAGTCAGAGCATGGCCCCCGGAAGATCCCCGCGCGGGCGGGGACGACGCGGAAGTCTCGGCGACCATCTTCTCTGATGGCGAAAGATCCCCGCGCGGGCGGGGACGACAATACCAGGAAGCGGATACCGCAACCCGCCGACGGAAGATCCCCGCGCGGGCGGGGACGACAGCCCGTGACACCATGCCCGGCCGCAATGACGTGGAAGATCCCCGCGCGGGCGGGGACGACTCGCACAACGAATACAGCATGTCAGCAGACCTCGGAAGATCCCCGCGCGGGCGGGGACGACTAGAGCAGAGAGCCCTGAGGCGAGGAGCTGTAGGGAAGATCCCCGCGCGGGCGGGGACGACACTTGCTGAGCTGCGAGTTTATCGCTTGAGGGCGGGAATGCGTATCGGTCCGTCGGCGCGGATCTCGCGCGTTCGGTCGGACTGCGCTGTGGCTCCGTTGTTGGTGGCGCTCGGCGATGTGCAGGCTGAGCCGTCAGGGCCTGGTCGGGTGGGCGGGTGCTTCCTTCGGTTGGCCATCGTAGGCGCCCTGCTCGGTGGTCGGGCCGTCGAATGAGTCCTCGTTGTCGGCATGGCGGCCTGCGGCAGGTGGTCCGGGCTCGTGTCGCTCGGGCGATGGCCTCAGCGAGGGCGGACCTGCTGAGGGTTTTCCACAGCCGTTCGCGTGGGCTGGTGTACTTCGGGCTCGTGATGTTGGACTGAAGGTCGCGCAGGTGGCCCGAACGGAGGTGCGGTGATGGATCGGGACGAGGCGCGGTTCGAATCGATGGCTGATGTCGATCTTCTCGGCGCTTTGGATGTCGCCTGGTGGCGTGGGGTGTCGACGGAGTTGATGGCCGGGGCGCCTCCGACCCTGGAGACAGGCTTGGCGTTGCTCTATCACGCGCTGGCCGGTCTGCTTGCCACACCGTTGGTGGGGGAGTCGCGGGCTGTGCGGGCGCGGACGGGGGTCACGCGGGCGATCGGGGAGCTGGAGTGCGTCGGTGTCCGCGAGGCCCCAGCCCCGGGATCAGCGGTCGAGGGCGGCGGGCCCCTGGGCTGGGAGGATGTCCGGGTCGTGTTGCGGTCAGCGGTAGCTGTGTTGCGTGACGCGGTGACGGTCGCGGTGGATCCGGTGCCGGTCGCGCAGGCTGTGGTCGCGGTGCGGGGAGCGTTGGCGGAGCTGGGGTGATGGCGCGGCCGCTGACGTATGGCGGTCTGGTCGCCGAGGCTCGGCGGGCGGCGGCGGTGGCGGCTGTCGCGCTGCTGCCGGTGCCGGGTGACGGTGCCGCGTGGGATGCGGCGGAGTTGGCGGGTCTGGTCGGGCTGGTGGGTCGGCATGCGCGGTTCCTCGGGCAGGCGGCGGGGCCGGGGAACCCAGCATTGGAACTGGCCTGGCAGATCGAGGGGGCGGTGGAGGCGGCGCGTGGCGGGTTGCCGTCCGGGCCGGTTGAGCCTGGCGGGGCGTGGCGGCCGGCGATTGATCTGCTGGGCCTGGGGCATGATCTGCTGGCGTCGCAGCTGGGACCGGAGGGGCAGCCGCGGGGGCCGGACGCGGCGGCGTTCGCGCATCGTGGCGCGGTCGCCGCGGCGACGGTGCCGCTTGCGTCGCTGGTCGGGCTGGTCGCCGACAGCGCGGGGGAGCGGGCCGGTTCACTGCGTCGGCACCTGTTGGCTCTCGCCCGGCCGTCAGCGGACGGGCGACCCACCGAGGTGCTCGCGTCCGAGGATCCGGCGGTCACGTTGGCCACGGGACGAGCGTTGGATGTGGTCGCGGGTTTGCGTGCGGTGGTGGATCTGATCGTCGAGGAGTGCCGCCGGGGGGACCTGCCGCAGGTTTTGGCTGATGTTCGGCCGCTGTATGGGGATCGTGCCGTCCATCCGTTCGATCACACGTTGGAGCAGCTACGGCTGGCCGCGCACGAGCTGGCTCGCCCGCCGGCGCGGGCACATCAGGCAGCACTGGTCGAGTTCGCGGGCCTGGCGGTGGCGGTCGGGGAATGGACCGGCGGCCTGGCGGGCTGGGCGCGGATGCGTAGCCGCGGCCAGGCCAGCAGCGCGTTCGCCGCGGCGGCAGCGCGGGCGGAGCAGGTTGCGGCGGCCTGGCTGGCGGTGCATCAGCGGCTGGGCTGGCTGCGGTCGCTGGGGTTGGACGGCCGGGCTGCGGCGGCGATGGCCGGGCAGCTGCGCCGGCAGGTGGAGATCTCCGGAGCCGCGGCGGCGCGGGATAGCGGTGGTGTGGATCGGCGGGCGGCGCTGCGCACGGCGCGCCGTGCGGTGCTGGTGTTGCCGGAGCTCGCCGCGAGTAGTCAGGCTGCCTGCCAGTTGCTGCTCGCCGAGTCCCAGTTGCGGCTGATCCCGGCGGCCGGGCCAGAGCGTCGCGTCGTTCGCAGCGGTGCGGACCTGGTCAGGGCCTACCAGCGGGCCGAACGGGTCTCGCGTGACCTGGTCGCCGTGTGCGCGGCGCTGCCTGGGCCGCAGCCGCTGGCGGGCCGCGCGGCCTACCTCGCCGACCGGTCGGCGCCGCTGGTCGTGGCTACTCCGCCGCCTCCACGGGTCCTCGATCCCGGCAGCCCGTCGGGGCGGATCAGTGTGCGGGATCCCCGCCACGGGGTGGTGACGTGCGAGGTCGCCCTGTTCGAGCAGGCGATGCGGCACCCGGGGGGCCAGTTGGCCGCGATGCTGCGCCCACATGCCCGCCGGCTGGTGCTGTTCGGAGACGAACATGTGATCGTCCTGGCCGCGTTGGTTGCCAGACATGCGCCGGATCAGCTCGCCGCGGCTGGCGCGTCGTCGCCTCCGCTGCCCGGCAGCGCGGCTGGATCTTCCGAACCGCGTCTTCCCGCCGAGCCGGCCGCCGGCTCTGCCCCGGAGCTTGATCTCTGACGGCCGAGCCCGGCCGGCGGTGTCCTCGTGGTGGCCCTCGGGGGTGACCTCGTGCCTGGTCTGGGTCCTGCGGGCGGCCCTCGCCGGGGCCCTGCGCCAGGTCGGACTGCCCGGTTCGTGTACGAGGGCCGTGCCGAGGTTCGGGCCATGCAGGGTTGTCCACAGGCTGTCCGTCTACCCCGCCGGGGAGACGGGACAGTGGGCGTGTGCTGGCCGACATCGACCGCAGATGAGGTGGCTCCGTGGCGGGACATGACAGGGACGCAGATCTGCCCTCTGCCAGTGCCGCTCCGCGGCCGGCGCCGGGTTCGACCTACGAGACGGACCCGGCCCGGTGGCGTGGGGTCGTCGCGGCGCTGTCCGCGCGGCCTGAGGCGTCGCTGGGGACCGCGTGGCTACTGCTGGAAGTCGCGGCCGCGGGGACGCTGTTCGAGCCGTTGGCCTCCGCGGGCCTGGCGACATGGGCCGGCGTGGAGTGCCTCGCCGCCGGGGATGAACTGCGGCGGGCCGAGCTGGCCTGGCTGCCGCAGCCCACACCGCTGCCCGGCGCCGACGACAGCCCGCTGGACGGCGCCGAGATACGCACGGTGCTGGTCACGGCGCTCGAGACATTGGGCGCCTGCCTGCCGATCGCGCCGGACCCGGCGGGCGTGTTGCGGGCGCAGGATCGCATCCGCACGGCGCTGAGGGTCCTCGCCGACGATGGCTGAGCCGCCCACCTACGGCCGGCTGCTGGACACGGCCGGGCGGCAGATCGCCACCGCCGCGGCCCGGCCACCACCTATCCGGCCGGACGAGGCGCTGCGGGACGCGATCGGGCTGCTCGGGCTGGCCGCGCTGGCTGGTCGGCACGCCCGCTTCCTCGGACGGTCGGGCCCGGTCGACAACCCGGCGCTAAGACTCGCCGCACGTCTGGAACAGGCGGTTCTCACCGCCACAGACCTGCTGCCGATCAGCGAGTGCCACCCCGACTCGGCCTGGCGGGAGCCAGCGCGGACGCTCGGGCTCGCCCACGACCTGCTCGCGATCCAGATCGGCCCGGCCGGTGAGCCACGAAGCCCGGACGCGGCCGCGCTGGCCCGCCCCGAGGTGATCACCGCGGCAGCGCATCGGCTCGGGGCGCTGGTCGCTGTTGTCATCACGACCGCGGTCCGGCGCGCGGCCCATCTACGGGCGCACCTTCTCCGGGCGGCAGACCCCGTCGGAGCCGCCACCCTGCCCGACAGCGCTGGGCCCGCGGTGGCGCTGCGCATCGCCCAGGCGCTGGACCGGCTGACGCCGGCGCGGGCCACGGCCGCGCAGCTCGGCGCGCGCCACGACGAAAGTCACCACCATCTCGCCGTCCTCGACGAGATCACCCGGCTGCACTCAGCCGCGGGCGGTGACCCGTTCGAGCGGAATCTCGAACGGCTTCGCCTGGCGGCGTACGCCCTCGCCCAGCCACCTGCCCGGCCTGCGCGTGCTGGCCTCTACGCGATGGCGGACCTCGCCGCGGCCATCGGTACCGTCGCCGGTCGCAGCGCGGCGTTCGTCGGTCGTCGCCGTACTGCCCCCGCCGCCTACCGGGGCGTCACCGACAGCGCCCGCGCGGCCGTTGCCACCTGGGAGGAGATTCGCCACCTCCTGCGCTTACGGCGCCTCCTCGGCTTCGACGGCCTGAACACGGTCCAGGTCGCCGGCGAGATACGCCGGCATCTCGACGCGTTGTCGACGCCCGTCGACGCCGATCCCGACACGGCGCTGGTCGCGGCCCGCCGTGCCGCATTGGTGCTGCCCGACCTCGCCGCCACCAGCTATGCCGCGGTCAGCCGCCTCCAAAGCGAAGGGCTGCTGCTGGCTCCCAGGCCAGGCCACCGCTACGGCCCGCCGACGGAGCGGGACTGCGCACTCCTGGACGCCTACGATGACGCCCTTCGGCTGTCACGGCGGCTGCTCGAAAGCTGCGCCGCCCTGCCGGGACCACAACCGCTGCCCGCCAGGACCGCCCAGCTGACCGATCCGGCGATCAACCTGCTCGCGCCAGCCGTCAGCAAGCCCCCGGTCCTGCGGTCGCTGGACCCGGCCCGGCGCAGCCGGGAGATGCGGCTTCTGGACCCGCACCACGGCGTGCTCGCCTGCGACACTGAGCTGTTCGAACGGGCGTTGCGCCACCCCGACGCGAACCTGTGGGCCATGCTGAGCCCGCACGCGAACCGGTTGCGACTGACCGGAATGGAATCCCGGGCCACCCTCGCCGCGCTTGCCAGCCTTCACACGCCGATCCTGCTCGGCGGCCCGGCCGGGCCCGGGCCGTTCCCGCGCGCCGAGGGCTTGGCACAGACACCTGCGCCCGAAGGAGGCCCGCGAGGTGGCATCCCGGATCTCCCAGCCGATCTCGGTCTTTAGGAGATAGCGCCCGCAGCCTGCCAAAGGACGCTTGTCAGAGGAAATCCCCCTCGCTCCTGGGCCAGGGCTCCGGCGAGGTAGCGCAGCGTCATAATTGATAGCTGACAGTAGCCGGCTTGGTGATCACTCCTGGGCGTCCGACGGGCGATTGATTATCGCTACAGCTCGTCATGGATTCGTGCCATAGCAACTTGTCCTGGCGCTGACCGTGATTCGACGGGGCATTCAGCGTCGCTGGGCGCACGCGATTATCTGGAAATGATTGACGGGATGCAGGCTCCCCGTTGAGAAAGAAGTGGCCTTCCGCCTGGGAAAATGTAAGTACCACCAAACAAAACCCCAAGACAGAAGGCCACCACGTGCCATCATGCCAGTCTGGCCCCGGCATGTCCACCGAGCCTATCGATTGCGAGCAGATCGACATCTCCAGCCTGCTCGCGATGCTCGGCGAGATTCCCGACCCGCGCAAGGCGAAGGGAGCGATCTACAGCCTGCGGTACATCCTGTCGACCTCGCTTGTTTCGACGATGACGGGCGCGAAGCGCCTCAGTGAGATCGGCCGCTGGGCGGCGAGGATCCCCCAGCCCCTGCTGGCCCGGCTGGGAGCGCCTTACGACCACTTCCTCGGGCGGTACCGAGTACCCAGCGAGAAGACGATCCGCCGGGTTCTCCAGGTCATTGACGTCGCGGCTCTGGACGCCCGCATCGGTTGCTGGCTGTTCGCGCAGACCACCTGGGAGAACGGGGAGCAGGTCACCATCGCGGTCGACGGCAAGGTCATGCGTGGTGCCTGGGTAGATGAGAAGACGCAGGTCAAGCTACTCGCCGCGCTGATCCACGGCAGGGGTCTCGTCGTCGGACAGATCCGCGTACCCGACGACACCAACGAGATCACCCAGGTCGAGAATCTGCTCGACCAGCTTCCGGAAATACCAGGCCATCCGACCGTGACCCTCGACGCGGCGCATACGCAGGACGACACCGCAAAGGACATCGTCAAGCACGGGATGGACTACGTGATGACGGTGAAGGGGAATCGCCCGACCCTAAAAAGGCAGACATTCGAACGGGTCCTTCCACTTCTCCAGGAACCAGCCCACCACGAGGTCCAGGAACGCGGACACGGCCGGATCAAAAACTGGCAGACCTGGACCACGAAAGCCGACGGCATCGAGTTCCCGCATGTCAACAAGGCGGCCATCATCCGGCGAGACGAGTTCGACCTTACCGGAACGCGCCTCACCCGCGAATACGCTCTCGCCCTCACCAGCGCTACGGGCACGCACGCCACAGCGTCATACTTCCACTCTCACGTCCGCGGCCAATGGGGCATCGAAAATGAGGTCCACTACATTCGCGACACTGCCTGGCGCGAGGACGACGATCCGACCTATACCGGGAACACAAATCACGCTTTCGCGAGCCTCCGGAACCTGACCATCGGAATCCTCCGCCTCAACGGCAGGAGGAAAATCAAGGAAACCCTGGAGGACGTCGCCGCCGATCGCAACGCCGCACTCGGCCTGCTCGTCACAGCCTGTAGCGCATCAAAGCGGTGAGCTACCTCGCCGGAGCCCTGCTCCTGGGCGGCCTGAGGTGACGGTCCGGATCTCGCAGCGCGAGCAGGTGGGTCCTGATCCCAAGCGAGTAGAAGCCGTATTCCAGCTGCTGGTACCAGCCGCGTTCGCGCTCGAGTTCCTTCGATACCTGAACGGTAACTCCGACCTGCTGATCGTCGGCAGAAGCCATAACCACGTGCGCTTGTCCCTCGTCCGCCGGATCGGACGGATGAGTGATCACGATGAATTCCCAGGTCGCCGCTCCTGGGACATTCACCCCGTCGGCTTCGATGCGCTGGAGGATGAAGGTCGGCTGTTGCATCAGCACCCGGGACTGGGCCCGGATCGCCATCGCTTCGCGGGCGACGGTTCGCCACGGCGGCTCCGGACGCGTGTGGTGGAGGTCGGAGAACAACTGCTCCCGCAGATCCGAGTAGCTGGCGGCCGTCCTGGCGAGTGCTCGGGTATCTGCGGCCAGCTGACGGCTCGTGTCACAGCTGGCGAAGAGAGTTCCCAACGAGTCGAGCCTCCTGCGGATCCACGGCTTGAGGAAACGGTCAAGGGCGCCCAGGCTGTAGGCGTCCTCGGCGGACTCGGCGACCAGCGTCGCGCCATGTACCAGAGCCTGGTGTTTCTCCGCGAGATCCATGAAATTCCTTCTTGGGCGGGCAGAATCTCCAGGATCGTCTATCACGGTCTGCGGACAGGCGACTTCCCGTCCTCCCGAAATGGGTCATCACGGGTCTGTCCTCGGGCCGCGCGGACACTGGTCGCGGTGGGGCGGCTCGGGGCGTCAGATACCTCGATCCCAGACAGGGCCGGCGCCGGGCAGGTCAGGCAGCGGGCCGGCCGCGTTCGTCCGCGGCGGGGCTGGTGTGTCGAGGCTGGTCAGTTCGGCGGCAGCGTGTTGGGCGACGAGGGCGGCAGTCACGAACACCGGCTGGTCGGGCCCCGGGGCGGGAAGCCAGGGACGGCGCGCGAGCAGGGCGTCCAGGGCGTCGCGCGGGTGGCGCATAGCGGCGTGGAACGTTTCGGCGTGGACCTCGATGCGGCCGTGGACGTGGTCGTCGACGAGGACGTTGTCACCGACCTGGCGCAGCGCTGATGGCGCGCCGCCTGGAGCGGGTTCGTCGGGGTCGGCTGGTTGTAGAAGGCCGGTCGGGACGGGCGTCGGGGTGATGTCGCTGGTCGGGTCGAGGGCGGTAGTCGCGGGCCGGCGGGTGAACGGCGCGGTGAGGATCTGGGTGCCGTCCGGGCTGTCGACGGCGATCGCGATCTCGCGGACCGTCAGGAGGATCTCGCCGGGCCGGGGTGGCAGGTCGGCAGTGGCGCGGGCGCTGAGCAGGGCAGCGGTGTCTGGCCATGCGGTGCCGCGCACCGGCACGACGTCGTCGTAGGGGAGCGTGAGCGGGGGGAGCGCCGCGTCGTGGGGTTGGATTTCGTAGGTCATGCCGGTGCCGTCGCGGTCGATGGCGCGTAGGACGGTGCCGGTGGCGAAGCGGGGGTCGTCGACTGCGGCGACGACGGCGCCGGTCGCCAGGACGGGCGGCGCGGTGGGCCCGTCGACCTGCGCATCGGGAGCGGCGAGAGTGGTCTGGACCTGGTGTGGGGCGGCGGGCAGGGTCCAGGTCGGGTGGTCGCGCCAGGGGTGGCCGGGCAGGTTGGCGGCGTCGGGCCGCCACAGGTAGCTCGGGCCGGTGTCGGTGTCGAGGACGGCGAGGATGGTGCCGGTGTCGGCGTGGGCTGGGCCGTCGGCGTGGACGCGGATTCGGGTGCCGCGGGGGAGCGGGTGGTCGGGCGGGTCGACGATGGTTTGCCGGATCACGTTGCGGTGGCGGACGAGGAAGTCCTGCTGGCGTGGGGTCAGGTCTTCGTCGTCGTCCAGCGCGCGGGTGAGGACTTCGGCGAGGCTGCGGCGGACCGTGTCGTCGTTCGCCACGTCGTGGTGACGGGGCACGCCGGTGAGGCCGCCGGCGAAGACGAGTCTCGGTTGCTGGCCGGTGACTGTCTCGCTGACCCGGTAGACGAGGGCGCGTCCTTGCTCGTACTCGGCGGCGAACAGGTCGACCTCGATGGGGTGGTGCTGCCAGCGGCGTACGGGGTTGTCGGCGTGCACCAGCCGTCCGTAGCTGTTCCGCGGGCTGGGTACGCCGCGCACGACGCTGTCCCGGGTCGGCCGGTAGCTGGGTGTGCGGATCGCCTCGTCGGACAGTGGGCCTGGGTGGTCGTTGTACCAGGTGGGAAGGTCGCCGGCGAAGTCGGAGAGGACGAGCGCGTTCTGCGCCAGGTGGGGGATCGCCCAGCCGAGTTCCTCCTCGAGCTGCAGGAGATCGGGCCGGGCTTTCGCCCATAGAAGCCGCCGGCCCAGGGTGGTGTCGGTGGGGTTGGCGGTCAGCTCCGCGGCGAAGATCCTCTCGCCGCTGGCGTCGACGACCGCGCTGATCCGCCAGCGGCCGGCGGGCACCTGGACCTCGACCGATGGCGGCTCGGCCCCGGCAGTCCCTCCGGCCGACGGGGATGGATCGGCGGCACCGTCCTCGGCGCCGGGTTGGGTGTCTGGCTGGCTCATGGCGGCTCCTACGCGTCGGTCGGTGGCTCTGCGGGCGAGGCGAGTTCGGCGGTTTGGAGCGCGTTCAGGATGTCGACGGTGTGGACGCGGTAGGCGCGGCCGTAGCGGTGGACGGGGACGGGGAACTCGCCCCGGCGGGCCAGGGCGTAGGCGGCCGAGGAGCCGAGGTCGAACGCGCGCGCGGCGGTGATCAGATCGACCGCGGCCGGGAGCTGGTAGATCTCAGCGAGCGTGAGCGGGCTGCGCATGGTCAGTCCTCAGGGACGTGGGCGGCAGGGTCCGGCGGGTCCGGAGGCGTTCACAGGTCGACGCCGAAGGCGTCACCCGGAGTCGAGCGGATCGCTGGCTTGGGCAGGTCGGGATGATCGTCGGCCGGTGAAGGATGTCGAATCGGTCGGGGCCTCGGTGATCGGGATTGGTCCCCGGCCAGGCCCCCCACGTGGGCGGTCCGGACTTGCCCGCGCTCTTGGCGTGCTGCCCCAGCCCGTGGTGGCTCGGGCTGCTGCGGCGCCGACCGGCCGGTCCCGGTTCCGGGTCGGGGTCCGTTGTCTCGGGGCGGTCGGGATGTCCTGGCAGGCGCAGGCGCAGGCGCAGCGCGGCGAGGCGGTGTGCGCGGTCGGCGGCGGCCTGGGCGAGGTCGCGGGTGGCGACGCGGCGCTGGGTGGGGAGCAGGACCCAGCTCGCGACGGTCTCTCGGCACACGTAGCGGCGCCGGCCGACGGCGATGGCGACGACGCCAGCCGTGGCGAGCCGGCCCACCAGCGCTGGAGCGGCCGGGTCGCCGGCGACCTGGGCCGCCAGCGCGGCCGCGGCGAGCCTGGCCACCCCGTCGTGGGCTGCCGTGGGGTCCTCCGGAATGTGGATGATCTTCGGATTGGTGAGAGCCGCGAGGTTCCAAGCGGGTACGGGCGGGCCCGTAGGTGAGGTGGGGTCGTTTGGTGTCGGCCGGGCGGAGTGGCGGCTGGGCGGGTTGCTGCGCATGGCGGTCCTGGGGGCGTTCGGAGAGGCTGCCATTTCGGGTCCGGCTCCGGCCGGAGCCGGCGAACCATGCCGTGGGTGTGACGTCGGCCTGCCGGTCAGGGACCGGCCAGGTCGGGCGCGTCCGGGAGTACAGCCGGGCCGGGTGATTCCCCGGCGTCGGCGACCGGGGCGCTGGGATCGGCACCGCCGATGGTTCCAGCCGCCGGACGGTCGGGGACGTCGACCGTGTCCACGGGCTCCGCGGCGAGCGGAGGCTGTTCGGTGACGTCCGACTCGGCGCCGGTGTCGGGAGATCCATCAGGGCCGGACGGCGATCCGGCTGCAGTCCGCGCGGCGGCGGTCGGTCCGGCCGCCGTGGGTGTTCGGTCCTCGGGCGCGGGCTCCGGCATCGGGGCGTCTGGAGCCGGGGTCAGGTCAGGGGGATCGCGGCTGGCCGTGGGTTCGGGGGCGAGGG contains the following coding sequences:
- a CDS encoding ISAs1 family transposase, whose translation is MSTEPIDCEQIDISSLLAMLGEIPDPRKAKGAIYSLRYILSTSLVSTMTGAKRLSEIGRWAARIPQPLLARLGAPYDHFLGRYRVPSEKTIRRVLQVIDVAALDARIGCWLFAQTTWENGEQVTIAVDGKVMRGAWVDEKTQVKLLAALIHGRGLVVGQIRVPDDTNEITQVENLLDQLPEIPGHPTVTLDAAHTQDDTAKDIVKHGMDYVMTVKGNRPTLKRQTFERVLPLLQEPAHHEVQERGHGRIKNWQTWTTKADGIEFPHVNKAAIIRRDEFDLTGTRLTREYALALTSATGTHATASYFHSHVRGQWGIENEVHYIRDTAWREDDDPTYTGNTNHAFASLRNLTIGILRLNGRRKIKETLEDVAADRNAALGLLVTACSASKR